A genome region from Arthrobacter agilis includes the following:
- a CDS encoding alpha/beta fold hydrolase encodes MVALPGVDPSWSAYLDVPSTSGADEPGTTHRWHYLDNGAGLAGPAKGTLLCVHGNPTWSYLWRTFLAAGLDAGWRVVAVDQLDMGYSDRTGAFRRLEHRITDLGDFVAAAGITGPLVTVGHDWGGVVSLGYADRHRADLAGVILTNTAIHQDGDRPIPAPLRLALAPGVHRLGTRTTSAFLDVTLALARPALDRDVRRAFRAPYRSAADRQGIANFVSDIPADPSHPSYAALTATAEGIRSLDVPVLMMWGPHDPIFSDTYLEDLAGRLPHADIHRFEHASHLVQEDADTASTAMDWLSARSVGTGAPPVDDARSTEAAPYVPLGRRLGELAGGPEGPATAVAEMTPAGPPRTLTWRQLDDDVAAVAAGLTALGHGPGTRVSLLVPPGVDLTVLIYACLRIGAVIVVADAGLGARGLSRAVKGSAPDVVIGIERALLAARAFGWPGRRISVGTLPAAKRKALRVEASLGDLRAARRTADVPAPAPDADAAILFTSGSTGPAKGVVYTHRQLSAMRDAVEHTLGLGPGTALVAGFAPFALLGPALGATSVTPAMDVTAPRTLTAQALADAAAAIDATVVFASPAALRNVLATSSALDASGRRALARITLLLSAGAPIPVPLLESVQGLVPAAALHTPYGMTESLLVADIDLAGIRAATASDAEGAGNGVCVGLPVHGTRVALSPLDGTGAATGEPTTTPGVTGEILVDAPHVKDRYFRLWRTQQDAARTAPWHRTGDVGHFDAEGRLWVEGRLGHVLTPAPGVLTPVGLEQVLEALDGVRLAAVVGVGPAGTQAVVAVLETEAGGRPRLADAPLAADARSAARAHGVDLAAVITVPALPVDVRHNAKIDRAGVAAWSGRFLSGGRAGSL; translated from the coding sequence GTGGTAGCACTCCCCGGCGTCGATCCCTCGTGGTCGGCGTACCTCGATGTGCCCTCGACCAGTGGGGCCGATGAGCCGGGGACGACCCACCGCTGGCACTACCTGGACAACGGGGCAGGCCTCGCCGGGCCCGCCAAGGGTACGCTCCTGTGCGTCCACGGCAACCCGACCTGGTCCTACCTGTGGCGGACCTTCCTGGCGGCCGGGCTCGATGCCGGCTGGCGCGTGGTCGCGGTGGACCAGCTGGACATGGGCTACTCGGACCGGACCGGCGCGTTCCGCCGCCTCGAGCACCGGATCACGGATCTCGGGGACTTCGTCGCCGCCGCGGGCATCACCGGGCCCCTCGTGACGGTCGGCCACGACTGGGGCGGCGTCGTCAGCCTCGGCTACGCGGACCGCCATCGGGCGGACCTGGCCGGCGTGATCCTGACCAACACGGCGATCCACCAGGACGGCGACCGCCCGATCCCGGCGCCCCTCCGGCTCGCCCTCGCGCCCGGGGTCCACAGACTCGGCACCCGGACCACGAGTGCCTTCCTCGACGTCACGCTCGCCCTCGCCCGGCCCGCTCTCGACCGGGACGTCCGCCGCGCCTTCCGCGCCCCGTACCGTTCCGCGGCGGATCGCCAGGGCATCGCGAACTTCGTCTCGGACATCCCCGCCGATCCGTCCCACCCCAGCTACGCGGCACTCACCGCGACGGCGGAGGGCATCCGCAGCCTCGACGTCCCCGTCCTGATGATGTGGGGCCCGCATGATCCGATCTTCTCGGACACCTACCTGGAGGACCTCGCCGGCCGGCTGCCGCACGCGGACATCCACCGCTTCGAGCACGCGAGCCACCTCGTGCAGGAGGACGCCGACACGGCGTCGACCGCCATGGACTGGCTCTCCGCCCGCTCGGTCGGCACGGGTGCGCCCCCGGTCGACGACGCCCGCTCGACGGAGGCCGCGCCCTACGTGCCGCTCGGCCGGCGCCTCGGGGAGCTTGCCGGCGGTCCGGAAGGTCCGGCGACGGCCGTCGCCGAGATGACGCCCGCCGGTCCCCCACGCACCCTGACGTGGCGGCAGCTGGACGACGACGTCGCCGCCGTCGCCGCGGGCCTGACCGCGCTCGGGCATGGTCCCGGCACCCGGGTCAGCCTGCTCGTCCCGCCCGGCGTCGACCTCACGGTCCTCATCTACGCGTGCCTGCGCATCGGTGCGGTGATCGTCGTCGCGGACGCCGGCCTCGGCGCCCGCGGCCTCAGCCGAGCGGTCAAGGGCTCGGCGCCCGATGTCGTCATCGGCATCGAGCGGGCCCTCCTCGCCGCCCGCGCCTTCGGCTGGCCCGGCCGCCGCATCAGCGTGGGCACCCTGCCCGCGGCGAAGCGGAAGGCGCTGCGCGTCGAGGCCTCCCTGGGGGACCTCCGGGCGGCCCGGCGGACGGCCGACGTCCCGGCACCCGCGCCCGATGCCGACGCGGCGATCCTGTTCACGTCCGGATCCACCGGCCCCGCCAAGGGCGTCGTCTACACGCACCGGCAGCTCTCCGCGATGCGCGACGCCGTCGAGCACACCCTGGGACTGGGACCCGGCACCGCGCTCGTCGCCGGCTTCGCGCCCTTCGCCCTGCTGGGGCCCGCCCTGGGGGCGACGTCCGTGACACCGGCGATGGACGTCACGGCCCCCCGCACCCTGACCGCGCAGGCGCTGGCGGACGCTGCCGCCGCCATCGACGCGACGGTCGTCTTCGCCTCGCCCGCGGCCCTGCGGAACGTGCTCGCGACGTCGTCGGCCCTCGACGCGAGCGGGAGGCGCGCCCTCGCCCGGATCACCCTGCTGCTCTCGGCCGGTGCGCCCATCCCGGTCCCGCTCCTCGAGTCCGTGCAGGGCCTCGTCCCGGCCGCCGCCCTCCACACGCCCTACGGCATGACGGAATCCCTCCTCGTCGCGGACATCGACCTCGCCGGCATCCGCGCGGCCACGGCGTCTGACGCCGAGGGTGCCGGGAACGGCGTGTGCGTGGGCCTGCCCGTCCACGGGACCCGCGTGGCCCTGAGCCCGCTCGACGGCACCGGCGCGGCGACCGGCGAGCCGACCACCACGCCGGGCGTCACCGGCGAGATCCTCGTCGACGCCCCGCACGTCAAGGACCGCTACTTCCGGCTGTGGAGGACCCAGCAGGACGCGGCACGGACGGCGCCCTGGCACCGCACCGGCGACGTCGGGCACTTCGACGCCGAGGGGCGCCTGTGGGTGGAGGGCAGGCTCGGCCATGTCCTCACCCCCGCCCCCGGCGTGCTGACGCCCGTCGGACTCGAGCAGGTACTGGAGGCGCTCGACGGCGTCCGGCTGGCCGCCGTCGTCGGCGTGGGCCCGGCAGGCACCCAGGCCGTCGTCGCGGTCCTCGAGACGGAGGCGGGAGGCCGTCCGCGCCTCGCCGACGCTCCGCTGGCCGCGGACGCCCGCTCCGCCGCGCGCGCGCACGGCGTGGACCTCGCAGCCGTCATCACCGTCCCGGCCCTGCCCGTGGACGTCCGCCACAACGCGAAGATCGACCGGGCCGGCGTCGCGGCGTGGAGCGGCCGCTTCCTCTCGGGCGGGCGGGCGGGCTCGCTGTGA
- a CDS encoding NAD-dependent epimerase/dehydratase family protein, whose amino-acid sequence MTVLVTGASGMLGRAVAQHLVAEGREVRCFQRRPSGVPGAQDVLGSVEDPDAVAMAVRGCAAVVHLAAKVSFTGAAAEFDRVNVEGTRRLLDAAQDAGVTDVVYVSSPSVAHDGTSLVGAPAGPADPAHARGDYARTKAAAELLALARSTPAFRVAAVRPHIVWGPGDTQLVERVIDRARHGRLPLLDHGTALIDTTYVDNAASAIVACLRRIDAAQGQAFVVTNGEPRPIAELLGGICRAGGVAPPAWSVPGALARGAGAVIERAWLASGRTEEPPMTRFLAEQLSTAHWFDQRRTRTVLDWEPDVGIDEGFERLARHYSR is encoded by the coding sequence GTGACGGTCCTCGTGACCGGCGCGAGCGGCATGCTCGGGCGCGCCGTCGCGCAGCACCTCGTCGCCGAGGGCCGGGAGGTGCGATGCTTCCAGCGCCGCCCGTCCGGCGTGCCGGGAGCGCAGGACGTCCTGGGCTCGGTCGAGGACCCGGACGCCGTGGCCATGGCGGTCCGGGGGTGCGCCGCGGTGGTCCACCTGGCGGCGAAGGTCTCCTTCACGGGTGCCGCCGCCGAATTCGACCGCGTCAACGTCGAGGGCACGCGGCGCCTGCTCGACGCGGCGCAGGACGCCGGCGTCACCGACGTCGTGTACGTCTCCTCCCCCTCGGTCGCCCACGACGGGACGTCCCTCGTCGGCGCTCCGGCGGGCCCCGCCGACCCGGCTCACGCGCGGGGCGACTACGCGCGGACCAAGGCGGCCGCGGAACTGCTGGCCCTCGCCCGCTCCACCCCGGCCTTCCGCGTCGCCGCGGTGCGGCCGCACATCGTCTGGGGCCCCGGTGACACGCAGCTCGTCGAACGCGTGATCGACCGCGCCCGGCACGGCCGCCTGCCGTTGCTCGACCACGGCACCGCACTGATCGACACGACCTACGTCGACAACGCCGCGTCGGCGATCGTCGCGTGCCTGCGGCGTATCGACGCCGCCCAGGGGCAGGCCTTCGTCGTCACGAACGGTGAGCCGCGCCCCATCGCGGAGCTGCTCGGCGGGATCTGCCGCGCCGGCGGGGTGGCACCGCCGGCGTGGTCCGTCCCCGGTGCACTCGCGCGCGGGGCAGGAGCCGTGATCGAGCGCGCCTGGCTCGCCTCCGGCCGGACGGAGGAACCGCCCATGACCCGCTTCCTCGCCGAACAGCTCTCGACGGCGCACTGGTTCGACCAGCGGCGCACCCGCACGGTCCTCGACTGGGAGCCGGACGTCGGCATCGACGAGGGCTTCGAACGGTTGGCCCGGCACTACTCGCGCTAG
- a CDS encoding VOC family protein has translation MFRGFATITFYADDLSAARDWYTELLGIPPYYAFPQPPAPPAYLEFRVGDDEDELGFIDRRYGPSGASLGPGGAVMFWHVDDLAGTLDRLFRLGATEYEAVTERGTGGFTTASVVDPFGNVLGLMHNPHYLEVLAAREA, from the coding sequence ATGTTTCGAGGATTCGCCACGATCACCTTCTACGCCGACGATCTCTCCGCAGCCCGCGACTGGTACACGGAGCTGTTGGGGATCCCGCCGTACTACGCCTTCCCGCAGCCACCCGCCCCTCCCGCCTACCTCGAGTTCCGGGTGGGTGACGACGAGGACGAACTCGGGTTCATCGACCGGAGGTACGGGCCGTCGGGTGCCTCCCTCGGCCCGGGCGGCGCCGTCATGTTCTGGCACGTCGACGACCTGGCCGGGACTCTGGACAGGCTGTTCCGGCTGGGCGCCACCGAATACGAGGCCGTGACGGAACGGGGGACCGGTGGCTTCACGACGGCGTCCGTGGTGGACCCGTTCGGCAACGTGCTCGGGCTCATGCACAATCCGCACTACCTCGAGGTCCTGGCCGCACGGGAGGCGTGA
- a CDS encoding C40 family peptidase produces MSKSHIARHRAVPTRINPLVTASRAVSASASVAGKPAAVVVAASGLLFGAALPASAAGEIAIDTPQQAAVSTAAAGTYTVQAGDTLGSIASSHGVSLETVFAANGLGYSSVIYPGQAISLSGSAAPQQYAPQAVPASSPAVTSTFTSAGNSTGLSTQSAASIAPVSSGSLAGIAGTAMQGKGSSYVYGGTSFGAWDCSGFVQWVYAQQGISLPRTTWAQFAAMTPTSNPQPGDLVSQNGGSHVGIYLGNGQMISALNPSQGTQVHSVNAMAVDGYYTR; encoded by the coding sequence ATGTCCAAGAGCCATATCGCGCGCCACCGGGCCGTCCCGACGCGCATCAACCCCCTCGTCACCGCCTCCCGCGCCGTCAGCGCGAGTGCGTCCGTGGCCGGCAAGCCCGCCGCGGTCGTCGTCGCCGCTTCCGGCCTCCTGTTCGGCGCGGCACTCCCGGCCAGCGCGGCCGGCGAGATCGCCATCGACACCCCGCAGCAGGCAGCGGTCAGCACGGCCGCGGCCGGCACGTACACCGTCCAGGCCGGCGACACCCTCGGCAGCATCGCGTCCTCCCACGGCGTGAGCCTGGAGACCGTGTTCGCGGCCAACGGCCTCGGGTACAGCTCGGTCATCTACCCCGGCCAGGCCATCTCGCTGAGCGGTTCCGCCGCTCCCCAGCAGTACGCCCCGCAGGCCGTGCCCGCGAGCAGCCCCGCGGTCACGTCCACGTTCACCTCCGCGGGCAACTCCACGGGCCTCAGCACGCAGTCCGCAGCCTCGATCGCGCCGGTGTCCTCCGGATCGCTCGCCGGTATCGCCGGAACGGCGATGCAGGGCAAGGGCTCGAGCTACGTGTACGGCGGCACCTCCTTCGGTGCCTGGGACTGCTCCGGCTTCGTGCAGTGGGTCTACGCGCAGCAGGGCATCAGCCTGCCCCGCACCACCTGGGCCCAGTTCGCTGCCATGACGCCCACCAGCAACCCGCAGCCGGGTGACCTGGTGAGCCAGAACGGCGGCAGCCACGTCGGGATCTACCTCGGCAACGGCCAGATGATCAGCGCTCTGAACCCCTCGCAGGGCACGCAGGTGCACTCGGTCAACGCCATGGCGGTCGACGGCTACTACACGCGCTAG
- the mutM gene encoding bifunctional DNA-formamidopyrimidine glycosylase/DNA-(apurinic or apyrimidinic site) lyase yields MPELPEVEVVRRGLARWVAGRTIEAVEVLDARSLRRHVDGVEDFIGNVTGSRVTDVVRRGKFLWMVLDDPDGGPARVALMAHLGMSGQLLIEEPDAPREKHLKVRLTLSAALDEEGVPLPAELRFVDQRIFGGMFLADLEPTPDGHPGGLGRESLPLVPHQAAHIARDLLDPAFSPESFHRRIRERRTGLKRALLDQGLVSGIGNIYADEALWAARFHYARPTDTLRRPDTARILEAATDVMTRALAAGGTSFDALYVNVNGASGYFARDLQAYGRAGRPCRRCASEGRETLVRRESFMNRSSYLCPHCQPRPRNARV; encoded by the coding sequence GTGCCCGAACTGCCCGAAGTGGAGGTCGTGCGCCGCGGCCTCGCCCGCTGGGTGGCCGGACGCACCATCGAGGCCGTGGAGGTCCTCGACGCCCGGTCCCTCCGGCGGCACGTCGACGGCGTCGAGGACTTCATCGGGAACGTGACCGGTTCACGCGTCACCGACGTGGTGCGGCGCGGGAAGTTCCTCTGGATGGTGCTGGACGACCCCGACGGCGGCCCTGCCCGAGTGGCGCTGATGGCCCACCTCGGGATGAGCGGCCAGCTCCTGATCGAGGAGCCCGACGCACCGCGGGAGAAACACCTCAAGGTCCGCCTGACCCTCTCCGCCGCCCTCGACGAGGAGGGCGTCCCGCTGCCGGCCGAGCTGCGCTTCGTGGACCAGCGCATCTTCGGAGGCATGTTCCTCGCCGACCTGGAGCCGACGCCGGACGGGCACCCGGGAGGACTGGGGCGGGAGAGCCTGCCGCTCGTCCCGCACCAGGCCGCCCACATAGCGCGCGACCTCCTCGACCCCGCTTTCAGCCCCGAATCCTTCCACCGGAGGATCCGGGAGCGCCGGACCGGGCTCAAACGCGCCCTCCTCGATCAGGGGCTCGTCTCGGGCATCGGCAACATCTACGCCGACGAGGCCCTCTGGGCGGCCAGGTTCCACTACGCACGCCCCACCGACACCCTGCGACGCCCGGACACTGCACGCATCCTCGAGGCGGCCACCGACGTCATGACCCGGGCGCTGGCCGCGGGAGGCACGAGCTTCGACGCGCTGTACGTGAACGTCAACGGTGCGTCCGGCTACTTCGCGCGGGACCTCCAGGCGTACGGCCGGGCCGGCCGGCCGTGCCGTCGCTGCGCGTCCGAGGGCCGGGAGACCCTGGTGCGCCGGGAGTCCTTCATGAACCGCTCCTCCTACCTCTGCCCGCACTGCCAGCCCAGGCCGCGGAACGCACGGGTCTGA
- the rnc gene encoding ribonuclease III — translation MKNTEELTKRLGVDIDTGTLRLALTHRSYAYEKGGIPTNERLEFLGDSVLGLAVTDALYRDNPGLSEGELAKRRSAVVSTKALAGVARTLDLGSYVLLGQGEKLTNGRDKASILADTMEAVIGAAYLSHGIETARAMVMRLIGPLLRDSAVLGEGTDWKTRIQETAAGRRLGLIDYRVDGTGPDHARTFTARLVIGGIEYGSGHGPSKKEAEQAAAAASWALLTEGAGSFPGTGDPAHDAAGGS, via the coding sequence GTGAAGAATACTGAAGAACTCACGAAGCGTCTCGGTGTCGATATCGACACCGGGACGCTTCGTCTTGCCCTGACGCACCGGTCCTACGCCTACGAGAAGGGCGGCATCCCGACCAACGAGCGGCTGGAGTTCCTCGGCGACTCGGTCCTCGGCCTCGCGGTCACCGATGCCCTCTACCGGGACAATCCAGGCCTGTCCGAGGGCGAGCTCGCGAAACGGCGGTCCGCGGTCGTCAGCACCAAGGCACTGGCGGGAGTCGCACGCACCCTCGATCTCGGCAGCTACGTGCTCCTCGGACAGGGCGAGAAGCTGACCAACGGGCGGGACAAGGCATCGATCCTCGCCGACACCATGGAAGCGGTCATCGGTGCGGCGTACCTCAGCCACGGCATCGAGACGGCGCGCGCGATGGTCATGCGGCTCATCGGCCCCCTGCTCCGCGATTCCGCCGTCCTCGGCGAGGGCACCGACTGGAAGACCCGCATCCAGGAGACCGCGGCCGGCCGGCGGCTCGGGCTCATCGACTACCGGGTCGACGGCACGGGCCCCGATCACGCACGTACCTTCACCGCGCGCCTGGTGATCGGCGGGATCGAGTACGGCTCCGGACACGGACCCTCGAAGAAGGAGGCCGAGCAGGCGGCCGCGGCCGCTTCCTGGGCGCTGCTCACCGAGGGCGCCGGTTCCTTCCCCGGAACGGGAGACCCCGCCCACGACGCCGCCGGCGGGTCCTGA
- the rpmF gene encoding 50S ribosomal protein L32 produces the protein MAVPKRKMSRANTRARRSQWKATAPKLVKTIENGRVTYSLAHQAKVVTDSAGTPLFLEYKGRKVADV, from the coding sequence GTGGCTGTCCCGAAGCGGAAGATGTCCCGCGCGAATACCCGTGCACGCCGGTCCCAGTGGAAGGCAACCGCCCCCAAGCTGGTCAAGACCATCGAGAACGGTCGCGTCACCTACAGCCTCGCCCACCAGGCCAAGGTTGTCACCGACTCGGCCGGCACCCCGCTGTTCCTGGAGTACAAGGGCCGCAAGGTAGCCGACGTCTGA
- a CDS encoding YceD family protein gives MTFSVKDLGRSPGSMRTIEEHVPAPKDFGVALIGVQEGSDMELDLRFESVHEGILVSGTANVEVTGECGRCLEPLRYEHDVDVQELFFYSDSESLSVEEDEEQHRVENDSVDLEPVLRDAVVTSLPFQPVCREDCKGLCSECGARLNDDPDHHHEVLDPRWSALAGLTGTAAEHDAAPKSESDEREES, from the coding sequence CTGACGTTCAGCGTCAAGGATCTCGGACGCAGTCCGGGAAGCATGCGGACAATCGAAGAACATGTACCGGCCCCGAAGGATTTCGGCGTCGCCCTGATCGGCGTGCAGGAAGGTTCCGACATGGAACTCGACCTGCGCTTCGAGTCCGTGCACGAGGGGATCCTCGTGTCGGGTACGGCGAACGTCGAGGTAACCGGCGAGTGCGGCCGTTGCCTGGAGCCACTGCGGTACGAGCACGACGTGGATGTCCAGGAGCTCTTCTTCTACAGCGACTCCGAGTCGCTGTCGGTGGAAGAGGACGAAGAACAGCACAGGGTGGAGAACGATTCGGTCGATCTGGAACCCGTGCTGAGGGACGCAGTGGTAACGTCGCTGCCGTTCCAGCCGGTGTGCCGGGAGGATTGCAAGGGACTGTGCTCCGAATGCGGAGCCCGGCTCAACGACGATCCGGACCACCACCATGAAGTTTTGGACCCTCGCTGGTCAGCCCTCGCCGGGCTGACAGGCACCGCCGCCGAGCATGACGCGGCACCCAAGTCAGAGTCAGACGAGAGAGAAGAGAGTTAG